A portion of the Etheostoma cragini isolate CJK2018 chromosome 13, CSU_Ecrag_1.0, whole genome shotgun sequence genome contains these proteins:
- the LOC117955984 gene encoding uncharacterized protein LOC117955984 yields the protein MSEPVPLPHSARGRVACHAQRWKELMVDISSPCNTTKPDLKQNGQCECSQSSDMTSGTGLDMDKSSCNHLPASVNASANSSLDLLRIVKHKPSAIVFCDNDCSTDNQDISDAGESSSSITEEREDGDNDDEEDDFPEKSQYKEFLVSRRRRNLSRNRKYLRKRQDAQLNNAASGWQKPTNKGKPEFTGSQREEETTPNNEKQAAACESMNLLMKKLDNLNEPIEEGQSADSSHSDVANVDDEQQSTMGDPAVRRASDKPEPLTRRRSQPLTRSRPLSRSRPLTRSSLSSPTHLHARRARFNTLYLRQATVIAISGRR from the exons ATGTCTGAACCTGTTCCGCTGCCACATAGTGCTCGGGGTCGCGTGGCCTGTCATGCCCAAAGATGGAAAGAGCTGATGGTAGACATCAGCTCCCCCTGTAATACAACTAAGCCTGACTTAAAACAGAATGGACAATGTGAATGCAGTCAGAGTTCAGACATGACTTCTGGAACTGGTTTGGACATGGATAAGAGTAGTTGCAACCATCTGCCAGCCTCTGTGAATGCATCAGCGAACAGTTCATTGGATCTGCTAAGAATAGTAAAGCACAAGCCAAGTGCCATTGTGTTCTGTGATAATGATTGTAGCACTGACAACCAGGATATCTCTGATGCTGGAGAGTCCTCTTCATCCATCACcgaagagagagaagatggtGACAAcgatgatgaggaggatgatTTTCCCGAGAAGTCACAATATAAGGAATTCCTCGTCAGTCGTCGCCGTAGAAATTTGAGCAGGAACAGGAAGTACTTGAGGAAGAGACAGGATGCCCAGCTTAATAATGCTGCATCTGGTTGGCAAAAGCCCACCAACAAGGGAAAACCTGAGTTCACAGGTAGCCAGAGGGAAGAGGAAACAACACCGAACAATGAAAAACag GCTGCTGCTTGTGAATCCATGAACCTGCTGATGAAAAAGTTGGATAACCTCAATGAGCCGATCGAGGAAGGCCAAAGCGCTGATTCCTCCCACTCAGACGTGGCCAATGTTGACGATGAGCAGCAGAGCACCATG GGTGACCCAGCTGTGAGAAGAGCTTCAGACAAACCTGAGCCTTTGACCAGGCGACGTTCGCAACCCCTGACCCGCAGCAGACCGCTGAGCCGAAGCAGGCCGCTGACCCGCTCGTCTCTCTCGTCCCCTACACATCTCCATGCTCGACGGGCCAGG TTCAACACGTTATACCTCAG GCAGGCCACAGTGATAGCCATCTCTGGCCGTAGGTGA
- the rfc3 gene encoding replication factor C subunit 3: MSLWVDKYRPTSLAKLDYHKEQATQLKNLVQCGDFPHLLVYGPSGAGKKTRIMCLLRELYGAGVEKLRIEHQTIVAPSKKKIEINTIASNYHLEVNPSDAGNQDRVVIQELIKTLAQSQQIQSSSQREFKVVLLTEVDRLTKDAQHALRRTMEKYMYTCRLILCSTSTSKVIGPIRSRCLAIRVPLPSTEEVCNVLTSICKKEGLLLPPELAKQISDKSGRNLRKALLMCEACRVQQYPFSAVQDVPTTDWEVYLRETANAIVSQQSPQRLLEVRARLYELLTHCIPPDVIMKGLVTELLSNCDGQLKTEVAQMAAYYEHRLQLGSKAIYHLEAFTAKFMAIYKKFMEDGLDDMMF; this comes from the exons ATGAGTTTGTGGGTAGATAAATATCGACCGACTTCCCTCGCGAAACTAGACTATCATAAAGAGCAAGCGACTCAGCTGAAAAACCTG GTTCAATGTGGTGACTTCCCTCACCTGTTGGTGTACGGGCCGTCAGGCGCGGGGAAGAAGACCCGCATCATGTGTCTGCTGAGGGAGCTGTATGGAGCTGGGGTGGAGAAGCTCCGCATAGAGCACCAGACCATCGTG GCTCCTTCAAAGAAGAAAATTGAGATTAACACAATAGCCAGCAACTACCACTTGGAAGTCAACCCAAG TGATGCTGGCAACCAGGACCGTGTAGTGATTCAGGAGCTAATTAAAACTTTGGCTCAGTCCCAACAGATCCAGTCAAGCTCCCAGAGAGAGTTTAAAG TGGTGTTGCTAACCGAGGTGGACAGACTCACAAAGGATGCCCAGCATGCTTTACGCCGGACAATGGAAAAGTACATGTACACCTGTCGTCTCATCCTCTGCTCTACCTCCACCTCCAAAGTCATTGGGCCAATTCGGAGCCGTTGTCTGGCTATCAGAGTTCCTCTGCCGAGCACAGAAGAG GTCTGTAATGTCCTGACATCAATCTGTAAAAAGGAAGGTCTGCTCCTCCCACCTGAGCTTGCCAAGCAAATCTCTGACAAGTCTGGTCGCAACCTCCGCAAAGCCCTTTTGATGTGTGAGGCCTGCAGAGTGCAGCA GTATCCATTCTCAGCTGTCCAAGACGTCCCAACGACGGACTGGGAGGTCTACCTCAGAGAAACCGCTAATGCCATCGTCAGCCAGCAGAGCCCTCAGAG GTTGTTAGAGGTTCGAGCCAGGCTGTACGAGTTGCTGACTCACTGCATCCCTCCTGATGTCATTATGAAG GGTCTGGTAACAGAGTTGTTGAGTAACTGCGATGGTCAGCTGAAGACAGAGGTGGCTCAAATGGCAGCCTACTACGAACACAGATTGCAGCTGGGCAGCAAAGCTATCTACCACCTTGAGGCCTTCACCGCCAAGTTCATGGCCATCTACAAGAAATTCATGGAAGACGGTCTGGATGACATGATGTTTTGA